One Leucoraja erinacea ecotype New England chromosome 5, Leri_hhj_1, whole genome shotgun sequence DNA segment encodes these proteins:
- the cnr1 gene encoding cannabinoid receptor 1 has translation MKSLLEALSDTTFRTITTDLLYIGSNEVQYDDSNLGLNMTKLGYVTQNLHSSLGKGNAYLEKMTSGEELMSNANLHDSMNASSFLYNQSIMNDESTIKCGENFMDMECFMILTPSQQMAIAVLALTLGTFTVLENVLILLVIIRSRSLRYKPSYHFIGSLAVADLLGSVIFVYSFVDFHVFKTKDSPSVFLFKLGGVTASFTASVGSLFLTAIDRYISIHKPLAYKRIVTRPKAVVAFTVMWTISVIIAVLPLLGWNCKKLNTVCSDIFPHIDENYLMFWIGVTSILLIFIIYAYVYILWKAHAHAVRMIQRGTQKSIIIQGPEGTKVQTVRLDQTRMDIRLAKTLVLILVVLIICWGPLLAIMVYDVFGKMNKLVKTIFAFCSMLCLLNSTVNPIIYALRSKDLRHAFRSMFCSCKGASAQPLENSLESDCQQKTSYPGSMQTAARNCIKSTVKVAQVAISVSTETSAEAV, from the coding sequence ATGAAATCTCTCTTGGAAGCCCTTTCAGACACAACTTTCCGGACAATCACTACCGACCTTCTTTATATTGGGTCCAATGAGGTACAGTACGACGACAGTAATCTGGGCCTCAACATGACGAAACTTGGTTACGTGACTCAGAATCTGCACTCCTCCCTTGGAAAAGGCAATGCCTACCTGGAGAAAATGACCTCAGGGGAGGAACTGATGTCCAACGCTAACCTCCACGATTCAATGAATGCCAGTAGTTTCCTGTACAACCAATCAATTATGAATGATGAATCGACGATAAAGTGTGGAGAAAACTTCATGGACATGGAATGCTTTATGATCCTGACCCCAAGTCAACAGATGGCAATTGCAGTGTTGGCATTGACATTGGGGACTTTCACAGTACTTGAGAATGTGCTGATTCTATTGGTCATTATCCGATCGCGCAGCCTCAGATATAAACCATCTTATCACTTTATCGGCAGCCTGGCAGTTGCTGATCTTCTGGGCAGCGTGATTTTTGTGTATAGTTTTGTCGATTTCCACGTATTTAAAACAAAAGACAGCCCGAGTGTCTTCCTGTTCAAACTGGGCGGCGTAACGGCCTCATTCACGGCTTCAGTGGGCAGCCTCTTCCTGACCGCCATCGATCGCTACATCTCCATTCACAAGCCCCTCGCCTACAAGAGGATTGTCACGCGGCCAAAAGCAGTTGTCGCCTTCACGGTTATGTGGACCATATCTGTTATCATCGCCGTCCTCCCTCTCTTGGGGTGGAACTGCAAAAAACTGAACACTGTCTGCTCCGACATCTTCCCGCACATCGATGAGAATTACCTGATGTTCTGGATAGGTGTTACTAGCATCTTGTTGATTTTTATCATCTATGCCTACGTCTACATACTGTGGAAGGCCCACGCTCATGCAGTGCGCATGATTCAGCGCGGCACACAGAAGAGCATTATTATCCAGGGGCCCGAGGGCACCAAGGTGCAAACTGTTCGACTCGATCAAACCCGCATGGACATCCGGCTGGCCAAGACGCTCGTACTCATTCTTGTCGTTCTCATCATCTGCTGGGGTCCTCTCCTGGCCATCATGGTGTACGATGTCTTTGGGAAAATGAACAAGCTGGTCAAGACGATATTTGCCTTCTGCAGTATGCTGTGCTtgctcaactccacagtcaatcCTATCATCTACGCTCTGAGGAGCAAAGACCTGCGGCACGCTTTCCGCAGCATGTTCTGCTCCTGTAAGGGAGCCTCGGCCCAGCCATTAGAAAACAGCCTGGAGTCAGACTGCCAACAGAAGACGAGCTATCCTGGCAGCATGCAAACAGCAGCGAGGAACTGCATCAAAAGCACTGTGAAAGTAGCTCAAGTGGCCATCTCGGTCTCGACGGAGACATCAGCCGAGGCTGTGTGA